One genomic region from Muriicola soli encodes:
- a CDS encoding toll/interleukin-1 receptor domain-containing protein — protein sequence MSSESVFIMYSSKDSRQAHEFAEKLIDAGASVWIDTINLRDISGELDEEEVMETALLDAAAVLILTSQNALNDQFVRNDKRFARENDKKMILVTLEACDLSKKMRWRNHKTIKYHENQETAIGEILDLFNFTRKSAAAPEVEDVVSETPAARPEKVKSVTSKSNVQIPDEERAMLNEVKDDIEYYKFKMKEQISKSKMYAYMGIGGAVVIAVAAIFFIPELVTKVSEVQDKIQWAGGLFGGTLPTTFSFSSLNSTKDKKKRLEGVQLFEKKIARYEHGVLPVTKADILALEDDFGIYINA from the coding sequence ATGTCTTCCGAGTCGGTTTTTATCATGTATTCTTCAAAAGATTCCCGGCAGGCACATGAATTTGCTGAAAAGCTTATTGATGCCGGAGCTTCGGTTTGGATCGATACTATCAACCTTCGTGATATCTCAGGGGAACTGGATGAAGAAGAAGTGATGGAAACTGCTCTTCTCGACGCTGCAGCGGTCCTGATACTCACATCTCAGAATGCCTTAAATGATCAGTTTGTTCGCAATGATAAAAGGTTTGCGCGAGAGAATGATAAAAAGATGATCCTGGTTACCCTTGAGGCTTGTGACCTCAGCAAGAAAATGCGCTGGCGTAACCACAAAACCATTAAATACCACGAAAATCAAGAAACCGCTATAGGGGAAATCCTGGATCTGTTCAATTTCACACGAAAATCGGCAGCTGCACCTGAAGTTGAGGATGTGGTTTCCGAAACTCCTGCAGCAAGGCCTGAGAAAGTAAAATCAGTAACTTCCAAAAGCAATGTGCAAATTCCTGATGAAGAGAGAGCTATGCTCAATGAGGTGAAAGACGACATTGAGTATTACAAGTTCAAAATGAAGGAGCAGATCTCCAAATCCAAAATGTATGCCTATATGGGGATCGGTGGGGCAGTGGTCATTGCCGTGGCCGCAATTTTCTTTATTCCGGAACTGGTTACAAAGGTCTCCGAGGTACAAGATAAAATTCAATGGGCCGGAGGTTTGTTTGGAGGTACCTTACCCACAACTTTTAGTTTTTCCTCTTTAAATAGTACCAAGGACAAGAAAAAGCGATTGGAAGGTGTCCAACTTTTCGAGAAAAAAATAGCGAGATACGAACACGGTGTACTTCCGGTTACTAAAGCCGATATCCTTGCCCTGGAAGACGACTTTGGCATCTACATCAATGCGTAA
- a CDS encoding RNA polymerase sigma factor — MNLDSLVDRFQHKDIKAYEQLYAMYADNITGVIHTIVRDEFLAQEISQDVFLKIWDKADSYNKSKGRFFTWILNIARNAAIDELRSKSFKKNKQNLYTDNFVGILNTSEEDASPPDTSMLKSLLKDLKKKCVSVIEMLYFRGYTQKEVAEELSIPLGTVKTRNRDCIGKLRENMTVLHGR; from the coding sequence ATGAATCTGGATTCTCTTGTAGATCGTTTTCAACATAAAGACATCAAGGCTTATGAGCAATTGTACGCCATGTATGCCGATAATATTACAGGGGTGATCCACACCATAGTCCGGGATGAATTTCTCGCTCAGGAAATCAGTCAGGACGTCTTTCTTAAGATTTGGGATAAGGCTGATTCCTATAACAAATCGAAAGGACGATTTTTCACCTGGATTTTGAATATAGCCAGGAACGCAGCTATAGACGAACTGCGCTCAAAATCCTTTAAAAAGAATAAACAAAACCTTTACACTGATAATTTCGTAGGTATTTTAAATACTAGTGAGGAAGATGCATCTCCTCCCGATACTTCAATGCTTAAATCGCTGTTGAAGGACTTAAAGAAAAAATGTGTTTCTGTTATTGAAATGCTTTATTTCAGGGGCTATACGCAAAAGGAGGTGGCAGAAGAATTGTCAATTCCCCTGGGCACGGTTAAGACCAGGAACCGGGACTGCATCGGCAAGCTTAGAGAAAATATGACTGTATTGCATGGACGTTAA
- a CDS encoding anti-sigma factor, with product MDVKDYIESGILELYVAGQLSGKENLEVDAMAEKHPEVRHEIEAIEAALLGLSGAVSGVKAVEFNRIKEKLEGGESDVIQIGNTKTSWYTYTGWAASVLLAVGLLWLYNSNQELRNQVDAASEEKFQLEVQIANANNSLEQTTELLNTIREKGISVVDLAGQQVSPTSYAKVYWNKEEEKVYVDAMGLPEPPPGMVYQVWSLKLDPLTPTSVGLLDEFTSDKNRIFALSNANESEAFGITLEPAGVVTLPIWNNCIHLA from the coding sequence ATGGACGTTAAGGATTACATAGAATCGGGAATTCTGGAGCTCTACGTAGCAGGCCAGCTCTCCGGGAAGGAAAACCTGGAGGTTGACGCCATGGCTGAGAAGCATCCCGAAGTAAGGCATGAGATCGAGGCCATCGAAGCTGCTTTACTCGGTTTAAGCGGTGCAGTTTCGGGGGTCAAGGCTGTAGAATTTAATCGGATCAAGGAAAAGCTTGAAGGCGGCGAAAGCGATGTTATACAGATAGGTAATACCAAAACCAGTTGGTATACGTACACAGGTTGGGCTGCATCGGTACTCCTGGCAGTGGGCCTCTTATGGCTTTACAACAGTAATCAGGAATTGAGAAATCAGGTAGATGCAGCATCTGAGGAAAAGTTTCAGCTTGAAGTACAGATCGCAAATGCCAATAATTCACTTGAGCAAACTACTGAGCTTCTCAACACCATTCGTGAGAAAGGAATTTCTGTTGTTGATCTCGCAGGGCAACAGGTTTCACCAACTTCCTATGCAAAAGTGTATTGGAATAAGGAAGAAGAGAAGGTTTATGTAGATGCCATGGGCTTACCGGAGCCACCTCCAGGAATGGTTTACCAGGTCTGGTCATTAAAACTCGATCCGTTAACGCCTACCAGTGTTGGACTACTCGATGAATTTACTTCGGATAAAAATCGGATTTTTGCCCTTAGCAACGCGAATGAATCGGAAGCCTTTGGTATTACGCTCGAACCTGCCGGGGTAGTGACTCTCCCAATCTGGAACAATTGTATACACTTGGCGTAG
- a CDS encoding response regulator, whose protein sequence is MKILAIDDQQLILLSVEKKLAELGFEVRIADTGEKGIALYDEFNPDLVIVDINMPGMSGLDVVKYIRISKSDDTPVLVLSGNTDEKIIVDGFDLGINDYMKKPVSLNEMAARIDRILGMCTLPAGERSAQNNQVLQKYCVGIVIPCYNEEERLSSAVFQKFATENLGYHLCFVNDGSTDNTLEVLNELRKGNEDTISVYNCEKNGGKAEAVRQGILHLSKDPQYDYLGYLDADLSTDFRDFDELVKTLENSEFKIVSGSRISRMGADITKESARKIISKTINMIIQTILGMPFKDTQCGAKIMKSDMVAPIFEKKFITRWLFDVEIFMRMKKFYGKDQARKLICEQPLKRWIHADGSKLSMKDSVKIIGQLGQIAFHYNRA, encoded by the coding sequence ATGAAAATTTTAGCCATTGACGACCAGCAACTCATCTTGCTGTCTGTAGAAAAAAAACTTGCCGAATTGGGATTCGAAGTCAGGATCGCCGATACCGGAGAAAAAGGGATTGCCCTATATGATGAGTTTAATCCAGACCTGGTCATTGTAGATATCAACATGCCGGGTATGAGCGGACTTGATGTAGTAAAGTATATCAGGATCTCTAAGTCTGATGACACCCCTGTTCTTGTTTTATCAGGAAATACAGATGAAAAGATCATCGTTGACGGATTTGACCTGGGCATAAATGATTATATGAAGAAGCCGGTGAGCCTCAATGAGATGGCAGCACGGATCGATCGTATTCTCGGAATGTGTACCCTCCCAGCCGGGGAAAGATCTGCTCAAAACAACCAGGTTCTGCAAAAGTATTGTGTGGGAATCGTGATTCCGTGTTACAACGAGGAAGAACGACTTTCGAGTGCTGTATTCCAGAAATTCGCTACTGAAAATCTGGGATACCACCTTTGTTTTGTAAATGACGGGAGTACTGATAACACTCTTGAGGTCTTAAATGAACTCCGAAAGGGAAATGAAGATACCATCAGCGTTTATAATTGTGAGAAAAATGGTGGTAAGGCCGAAGCTGTTCGGCAGGGGATACTGCATTTGTCAAAGGACCCGCAATACGACTATTTAGGATATCTTGATGCGGACCTTTCTACCGATTTCAGAGATTTCGATGAATTGGTGAAGACCCTTGAAAATTCTGAATTTAAGATCGTAAGTGGATCCCGGATCAGCAGAATGGGTGCTGATATCACCAAGGAATCTGCGCGCAAGATCATCAGCAAGACCATCAATATGATCATTCAGACCATACTTGGGATGCCTTTTAAGGATACTCAGTGTGGAGCCAAGATCATGAAAAGCGATATGGTAGCCCCTATCTTTGAGAAAAAGTTTATTACCCGCTGGTTGTTTGACGTGGAGATCTTTATGCGAATGAAGAAATTCTACGGGAAAGACCAGGCCAGGAAGCTCATTTGTGAGCAACCTTTAAAACGATGGATACATGCTGATGGGTCTAAACTTTCCATGAAAGACTCTGTCAAGATTATCGGGCAACTTGGACAAATCGCCTTTCATTACAATCGAGCATAA
- a CDS encoding cellulase family glycosylhydrolase, with the protein MNSRNKNLYRALLLLAFVGINAAILFGIGAIWVYMNSGADKASILHLTAGAEDNYQPRMEWEELENEGRPMEQQTLLDIQKDYLRSWYVRNVAFASNDPYGLDDYFTDSMRVKLKRILEFNRTSGTTVKQTTLAHHPKLEFYSSDGKLVVFTDQDVESFNEVWQGEEKLHTARQINSYRVLMLLEDGFWRIRHFEEIETPEENISNQSVVSSGNLKDLKGVNYYPAQNPWDTFGVDFNEDTIEADFQKINQMGLNTVRIFIPYQDFGEAEINEEKLDKLKKVFDLAAEADLLILVTLFDFYGDYDLMDWNRTHRHAETIISSFKEHPALLGWDIKNEPDLDFESRGKAGVLAWLEEMIRQIKKIDPDHPVTIGWSSANAANNLAEQLDIISYHFYESPEMFAPSLSELRSHINNKPVMISEFGISSYSGIWNAFTGSEEDQANYYSKMVSHFEKDNISFLSWTLYDFENIPVEVVGRFPWRRAPQKSYGIIGNDGRIKPAYEIMEMTQKK; encoded by the coding sequence ATGAATAGCCGTAATAAGAATCTATACAGGGCCTTGTTGCTCCTAGCTTTTGTGGGGATCAATGCTGCGATTCTATTCGGGATTGGCGCAATTTGGGTCTATATGAATTCGGGTGCAGATAAAGCCTCTATCCTCCATCTCACCGCCGGGGCAGAGGATAATTATCAGCCAAGGATGGAATGGGAAGAATTGGAAAATGAGGGCAGGCCCATGGAACAACAAACCCTGCTCGATATTCAAAAAGATTATCTGCGGTCATGGTATGTGAGAAATGTGGCCTTTGCGAGCAATGACCCCTATGGTCTGGATGACTATTTTACAGATAGTATGCGCGTAAAATTAAAGCGGATTCTGGAATTTAACAGGACCAGTGGGACAACGGTAAAGCAAACTACCCTGGCGCATCATCCCAAGCTCGAATTTTACAGCTCGGATGGCAAACTGGTAGTCTTCACAGATCAGGATGTTGAATCGTTTAATGAGGTTTGGCAAGGCGAAGAAAAACTCCATACCGCCCGGCAGATAAATTCCTATCGAGTGCTGATGCTTCTGGAGGACGGCTTCTGGAGGATCAGGCATTTTGAGGAGATCGAAACACCGGAAGAAAATATCTCGAATCAAAGCGTTGTCAGCTCCGGAAATTTAAAGGATCTGAAAGGTGTAAACTATTACCCTGCACAAAACCCCTGGGATACTTTTGGCGTAGATTTTAATGAAGATACGATTGAAGCCGACTTTCAGAAGATCAATCAAATGGGACTGAATACGGTGCGTATTTTTATTCCGTATCAGGATTTTGGAGAAGCTGAAATCAATGAGGAAAAACTTGACAAACTAAAGAAGGTGTTCGATCTGGCGGCAGAAGCAGATCTCTTGATATTGGTGACCTTGTTCGACTTTTACGGAGATTATGATCTTATGGACTGGAACAGGACACACAGGCACGCAGAAACCATCATAAGTTCTTTTAAGGAGCATCCTGCTTTATTGGGTTGGGATATTAAAAATGAACCTGATCTCGATTTTGAGTCCCGAGGAAAAGCTGGGGTATTGGCCTGGCTGGAAGAGATGATCAGGCAAATAAAGAAGATCGATCCGGATCACCCGGTAACCATTGGCTGGTCTTCTGCCAATGCCGCGAATAACCTGGCTGAACAACTCGACATTATCTCCTATCACTTTTATGAATCACCCGAAATGTTTGCGCCGTCCCTTTCTGAATTGCGCAGCCATATTAATAATAAGCCCGTAATGATTAGTGAATTCGGGATTTCATCCTACAGCGGCATCTGGAATGCCTTTACAGGTTCCGAAGAAGATCAGGCTAATTATTATTCCAAAATGGTTTCTCATTTCGAAAAGGATAATATTTCATTTCTTTCCTGGACCCTTTACGATTTTGAAAATATCCCGGTGGAAGTAGTGGGACGATTCCCCTGGAGACGAGCACCTCAAAAGAGTTATGGAATCATCGGCAATGATGGAAGGATTAAACCTGCTTATGAGATTATGGAGATGACACAAAAAAAATAA
- a CDS encoding glycosyltransferase yields MKLAIVTAYPPSKVTLTEYGYHLVKHFRLQDEVTEIVLITDRTTEEKDLSFEGKGCKITVKEAWDFNNYLNLFGILKAVRQSRPDAVLFNLQFLKFGDKKVPAALGLLAPFFCKIQGIPTISLIHNILEQVDLKNAGITQNKILQKVYNFIGGMLTRFVLASDVVAVTISKYVTILEKKYKARNIALIPHGSFETPPEPDYSLPAGPKQVMAFGKFGTYKRVEILIEAVELIRKRSSEDIEIVIAGTDSPNTPGYLNEMAEKYAHVSQLKFTDYVAEEDVPRIFGESAVAVFPYTSTTGSSGVLHQAGSYGKAVALPDLGDLGILVREEGYTGEFFEPGNTASLANAIERILVDDSYRISLGQTNYKAACSLPMSDITQMYTDYFKAIKYKKLPTFSPVHIGENEMVVKTD; encoded by the coding sequence ATGAAACTTGCTATTGTAACTGCCTATCCTCCCAGTAAAGTAACACTGACGGAATACGGCTACCACCTGGTAAAACACTTTCGTCTTCAGGACGAAGTAACCGAAATCGTTTTGATCACTGACCGAACTACGGAAGAGAAAGATCTCTCTTTTGAAGGCAAAGGTTGTAAGATCACCGTGAAGGAGGCCTGGGATTTCAACAATTATTTAAATCTGTTCGGAATTTTAAAAGCTGTAAGACAATCCAGGCCAGACGCTGTTCTATTCAATCTCCAGTTCCTGAAGTTCGGAGATAAGAAAGTCCCTGCAGCCTTAGGCTTATTAGCTCCTTTCTTTTGTAAGATACAGGGTATACCAACCATTTCCCTGATCCATAACATTCTGGAACAGGTTGACCTGAAAAATGCCGGGATCACTCAGAACAAGATACTTCAGAAAGTCTACAATTTCATTGGAGGCATGCTAACGCGATTTGTTCTTGCCTCGGATGTTGTTGCTGTAACGATTAGTAAATATGTTACTATTCTCGAGAAAAAGTACAAGGCTCGCAATATTGCCCTGATCCCTCACGGATCCTTTGAAACTCCTCCGGAACCGGATTACAGTTTGCCTGCAGGACCTAAACAGGTTATGGCTTTTGGAAAATTCGGAACCTATAAACGAGTGGAGATCCTGATTGAAGCTGTGGAATTGATCCGAAAGCGCAGTTCAGAAGATATCGAGATCGTAATCGCAGGTACGGATAGCCCTAATACACCCGGCTATTTAAATGAAATGGCCGAAAAATACGCCCATGTTTCACAACTGAAGTTCACTGACTATGTTGCCGAAGAGGATGTTCCCCGTATTTTTGGTGAAAGCGCTGTAGCTGTTTTTCCTTACACGTCTACTACCGGAAGTTCTGGTGTATTGCACCAGGCAGGAAGCTATGGTAAAGCGGTAGCTCTTCCTGATCTTGGTGACCTTGGGATTCTTGTAAGAGAAGAAGGTTATACCGGTGAATTTTTTGAGCCCGGTAATACCGCTTCATTGGCCAATGCCATAGAAAGGATATTAGTGGATGACTCGTACAGAATAAGCCTGGGACAAACCAATTACAAAGCTGCATGCTCCCTGCCTATGTCAGACATCACTCAAATGTATACAGATTACTTTAAGGCGATCAAATACAAAAAGCTACCGACCTTTTCTCCTGTGCATATCGGAGAAAACGAGATGGTAGTAAAAACAGACTAA
- a CDS encoding oligosaccharide flippase family protein: MTAFKLLLKKVSPEQLFMGSVLLVNGGNYLYNLLLGRLLGPEAYADAALLVTLLLVLSFLGMTFQLATTKFAVIFSGSDWESFRIRTYKQAITVGIVVAGVFIYFAKDLQLLFRTESPYMFVALGFGIPLYFVMSVNRGTYQGHQNFNLLSITYQTEMWSRLLITLAFVLFCPWDPAISVAMGIAFSFLFGLIPSNFKGISIARPSLLDKKYTRRVNRFVILTLGYEITQIIINNSDVLMVKHYFEANEAGLYASLALIGRVVYFVAWMFVMLLLPVVVQKEKNGEATTPILFKYVGYVILLSLSIITACYLFPELIIQLMFGDAYLSMAELLWQYALATSLFAIGNIFTYYFLSLDRYIPVVISGILGLSQIAAISVFHTTLEQVVQVQIGIMLLLLGSQLLFFFLKKRGL, translated from the coding sequence ATGACCGCATTTAAACTTTTACTAAAGAAAGTCAGTCCCGAACAACTCTTTATGGGTAGTGTTCTCCTTGTAAATGGGGGCAACTACCTCTACAATCTTTTATTGGGACGACTGTTGGGACCTGAGGCTTACGCAGATGCTGCTCTACTGGTAACACTGCTACTTGTTTTGTCATTTCTTGGAATGACATTCCAGCTGGCCACAACCAAATTTGCAGTCATTTTTTCAGGTAGTGACTGGGAGAGTTTCCGAATTAGAACCTATAAACAGGCCATCACCGTAGGGATAGTTGTGGCCGGCGTTTTTATTTATTTTGCAAAAGACCTGCAGTTGTTGTTTCGCACAGAATCCCCTTATATGTTTGTTGCCCTTGGATTTGGTATTCCCCTGTATTTTGTGATGAGTGTTAATCGCGGAACCTACCAGGGTCATCAGAACTTCAATCTGCTATCCATCACCTACCAGACAGAGATGTGGAGCCGTTTGCTCATTACCCTGGCATTTGTATTGTTTTGCCCCTGGGATCCGGCTATCTCCGTGGCTATGGGGATCGCATTTTCCTTCCTCTTTGGATTGATCCCTTCAAATTTTAAGGGGATTTCTATTGCCAGACCGTCCCTACTCGACAAGAAATACACCAGGCGTGTCAACCGATTTGTGATCCTAACCCTGGGCTATGAAATTACTCAGATCATTATCAACAATAGCGATGTGTTGATGGTGAAGCATTATTTTGAAGCTAATGAAGCCGGATTATACGCTTCGCTGGCCCTTATCGGGAGAGTGGTATATTTTGTGGCATGGATGTTCGTAATGCTACTGTTACCTGTTGTGGTTCAGAAAGAAAAGAATGGGGAGGCCACTACGCCTATCTTGTTTAAGTATGTAGGATATGTCATCCTGCTTTCCTTATCGATTATTACGGCCTGCTATCTGTTCCCTGAACTCATTATTCAACTTATGTTCGGAGATGCTTATTTATCTATGGCTGAGCTCCTGTGGCAGTATGCCCTGGCAACATCGCTTTTTGCCATAGGGAACATCTTTACCTACTATTTCTTATCCCTGGATAGATATATCCCAGTGGTTATTTCAGGAATACTAGGACTTTCACAGATCGCTGCAATTAGTGTGTTTCACACCACCCTGGAACAAGTTGTCCAGGTTCAGATCGGGATCATGCTCTTGCTTTTGGGTTCGCAATTGCTATTCTTTTTTCTGAAGAAAAGAGGCCTGTAA
- a CDS encoding tetratricopeptide repeat protein encodes MNAKRLMFVALFIFQSALGQQLMDEGFKLLENGDFEKAETFFDAYLQKEPSNKTALICYGRAVGLSGEPKKAIEHFEGLKGQYPQDFEIAVNYNEAFLWDGQYEKARPLYESLLDLYPDSFAVHLGYANTLGNLKEYPEALEWINKTISLDSTNSSAMVSRKYIRLGYADGLIKKKNYSKAEELLKENFSDFPKDKETLISLANLYLILKEVNKAKDTYIVMATTKSDSVRALNGMSLAEHIGKNDRRALSLAAQALEKAQLIHDDMLKNQTRERYVQSLIWNSSYGKAKTQIDSLEQVHSKEPWVKALRATLGMYTADFGVSIEEYDDILAIDSTSFDGNLGKANALFASDEIIPAYRAAFKTLSVFPGQSDAQGLVEKINGLHIPTTEARAFYTFDNGNNIAYGNQVSAKIPFSTKFRSTLSYTYRNTENTLTSNQALSHILLGGISYKIMPNTKLKAVAGFNFAGFDDRNYAQPILDLRLQMKPLKLQNLELGYQREVQNFNADLIEREIVMNHFGLNYNLGTTFDLGWYTQAMHTIQTDGNTRNLIFSSLYYNLFKIPAVKVGINYQYISFSEQLPTIYFSPEKYQAVEIFGDVRGSFSEKTSYYFNGAAGSQKVEDDHSSAVFRLEGGFKHQFAKRLDIELYGKYSNIASATATGFEFTEIGFKVQWKLTEAPLFYKKLLARL; translated from the coding sequence ATGAATGCTAAAAGATTAATGTTTGTTGCCCTGTTTATTTTCCAGTCTGCTTTGGGACAGCAGTTGATGGATGAAGGCTTCAAACTCCTGGAAAACGGAGATTTTGAAAAAGCCGAAACCTTTTTCGACGCCTATCTGCAAAAAGAACCCTCAAACAAAACAGCCCTGATCTGCTATGGAAGGGCGGTAGGGCTCAGCGGAGAACCTAAAAAGGCGATCGAACACTTCGAAGGTCTGAAGGGGCAATACCCCCAGGATTTTGAGATCGCTGTCAATTATAATGAGGCTTTTTTGTGGGATGGACAGTATGAAAAGGCAAGACCCCTTTACGAATCCCTTTTGGATTTGTATCCAGACTCATTTGCAGTACACTTGGGTTATGCGAATACCCTTGGCAATCTTAAGGAGTATCCCGAAGCCCTTGAATGGATCAACAAAACTATCAGCCTCGATTCAACGAACAGCAGTGCAATGGTTTCCAGGAAGTATATCAGGCTGGGATATGCCGATGGGTTGATAAAAAAGAAAAACTATTCCAAAGCTGAGGAACTGTTGAAAGAAAACTTTTCAGACTTTCCAAAAGACAAGGAGACCCTTATCAGCCTTGCCAATCTCTATCTGATACTGAAAGAAGTAAATAAGGCTAAGGATACATATATTGTAATGGCGACCACCAAATCAGATTCGGTACGGGCACTTAACGGAATGTCCCTGGCAGAACATATTGGAAAGAATGACCGAAGAGCCTTGTCGCTGGCTGCCCAGGCTTTGGAAAAGGCACAACTGATCCATGATGATATGCTGAAGAACCAGACCCGGGAGAGATATGTTCAGTCCCTGATCTGGAATTCGAGCTATGGGAAGGCAAAAACACAGATTGACAGCCTTGAGCAAGTCCATTCCAAAGAGCCGTGGGTGAAAGCTCTAAGGGCCACCCTCGGGATGTACACTGCAGATTTTGGGGTAAGTATTGAAGAGTACGACGATATTCTGGCAATAGACAGCACTTCATTTGACGGAAATCTGGGTAAAGCTAATGCCCTGTTTGCCTCAGACGAGATCATCCCGGCATACAGAGCTGCTTTTAAGACATTGTCTGTCTTCCCGGGCCAATCCGATGCACAAGGGTTGGTGGAAAAGATCAATGGATTGCATATTCCTACAACAGAGGCAAGGGCCTTTTACACGTTCGACAATGGGAACAATATTGCCTACGGGAATCAGGTTAGTGCTAAGATCCCGTTCTCGACCAAATTCAGGTCCACACTATCTTATACGTACAGAAATACAGAGAACACCCTGACCTCAAACCAGGCCCTTTCTCATATTCTGCTTGGGGGGATATCGTATAAAATTATGCCTAATACTAAACTCAAAGCTGTGGCAGGATTCAACTTTGCCGGTTTTGACGACCGTAATTATGCACAACCCATTTTAGACCTGCGCCTGCAAATGAAACCGCTTAAGCTTCAGAATCTGGAGTTGGGCTATCAGCGGGAAGTGCAGAATTTTAATGCCGACCTTATTGAACGGGAGATCGTGATGAATCATTTTGGCTTGAATTACAATCTCGGGACTACCTTCGACCTCGGATGGTATACCCAGGCCATGCACACCATTCAAACCGACGGGAATACGCGCAATCTTATTTTCAGCTCCCTCTACTACAACCTTTTTAAGATACCAGCGGTAAAAGTCGGTATTAACTATCAGTACATTTCCTTTTCAGAACAACTTCCAACCATCTATTTCAGTCCGGAAAAATATCAGGCCGTTGAAATATTCGGGGATGTGCGAGGTTCTTTCTCGGAAAAGACCTCATATTATTTTAACGGGGCAGCAGGATCTCAGAAGGTGGAGGATGATCATTCATCGGCTGTATTCCGACTGGAAGGTGGTTTCAAACATCAGTTTGCCAAGAGGCTGGATATAGAGCTTTATGGAAAGTACAGCAACATCGCTTCAGCCACGGCCACTGGCTTCGAATTCACAGAAATTGGATTCAAGGTGCAATGGAAACTCACTGAGGCGCCACTGTTCTACAAAAAGCTATTGGCCAGGCTGTAG
- a CDS encoding LytR/AlgR family response regulator transcription factor — protein sequence MTCIIIDDEATARAIVSQLCAKTPELDVIEEFSNAIEAIKFLNQQNIDLVFLDIHMPGFTGIDFVQTLKNPPMVVLTTSDTNFAIEAYEYEAIVDYLVKPISKERFAKSIQKVKNSMASQPATQADFGSAGTGEELYINIDRRLIKLKFDDILFIEAKGDYIEVKTTKEDYRVHNTLKKIREKLPAELFLQIHRSYIINFTKIIDIEDNSVLIEKNVIPISRSNRPELMRRLNLL from the coding sequence ATGACTTGTATAATCATAGACGATGAGGCAACCGCCAGGGCCATTGTTTCCCAATTATGTGCAAAGACACCTGAATTGGATGTCATCGAGGAGTTTTCCAATGCCATAGAAGCTATTAAATTCCTCAATCAGCAAAATATAGACCTCGTATTTCTAGACATCCATATGCCGGGATTTACGGGTATCGACTTTGTACAAACACTCAAGAATCCCCCTATGGTGGTTCTTACTACTTCCGATACTAATTTTGCTATTGAAGCCTACGAATACGAAGCTATTGTAGACTATCTGGTGAAACCTATCAGTAAGGAACGCTTTGCCAAATCGATTCAGAAAGTGAAAAATTCTATGGCATCACAACCTGCGACTCAGGCTGATTTCGGATCTGCAGGTACGGGGGAAGAACTCTATATCAATATAGACAGGCGCCTTATCAAACTCAAATTTGATGATATTTTGTTCATCGAGGCAAAAGGAGATTATATTGAGGTAAAGACCACAAAAGAAGACTATAGGGTACACAATACGTTGAAGAAGATAAGGGAGAAACTACCCGCTGAGCTCTTCTTGCAGATCCACAGGTCTTATATCATCAATTTTACAAAGATTATTGATATAGAGGACAATAGTGTCCTAATCGAAAAGAATGTGATCCCCATCAGCAGATCGAACCGTCCAGAATTAATGCGCAGGTTAAACCTGCTTTAA
- a CDS encoding Hpt domain-containing protein → MILEQPNLKYIKQLAGDDKAFEDKFITILKEEFPAEKEEYYMTLKEERLQDTALIVHKLKHKLNILGLEQGYGIAVEYEEELKIGNTHNSASFESILKTIETYLKII, encoded by the coding sequence ATGATCTTGGAACAACCTAATCTTAAATATATCAAACAACTAGCCGGAGATGACAAAGCTTTCGAAGATAAATTTATCACTATCTTAAAGGAAGAATTTCCGGCCGAAAAGGAAGAGTATTACATGACTTTGAAGGAAGAACGATTACAGGATACAGCGCTTATCGTTCACAAACTGAAACACAAACTCAATATTCTGGGCCTTGAGCAGGGCTACGGGATTGCCGTAGAATACGAAGAAGAATTAAAAATAGGTAATACCCACAATTCTGCATCATTCGAATCGATTTTAAAAACCATTGAAACCTACCTAAAGATCATTTGA